A single Hemiscyllium ocellatum isolate sHemOce1 chromosome X, sHemOce1.pat.X.cur, whole genome shotgun sequence DNA region contains:
- the LOC132805753 gene encoding pre-miRNA 5'-monophosphate methyltransferase encodes MGSPPLRSAKETSESEMDTVMAQHRCLYYLKNRMNFFRDALSTRGRLWSATCCLYPRLSQKNQTQCKTFQERLQDKEQAYIPGLGGGCCDCNEIKTERNHFKTGGRIVFCERLRLIPAVDLLEVFPGGRVVALDVGCNCGDFSVAVYKHLYDLKENRMWISPDRLDLKLLGCDIDPDLIRRATESNSFPESISYVTLDVMDSASREAVLKPYLEKLDRTCFDICFCMSVTMWIHLNHGDQGLLDFLLYVSGLCKALLIEPQPWKCYRAAARRLRKLGKSRFNHFSTLSIKGDMAHKIQQFLTTDCNMELVRCFGSTNWDRSLLLFKKRSLSQE; translated from the exons ATGGGTTCTCCTCCTCTGCGCAGCGCCAAAGAAACCTCGGAATCTGAAATGGACACAGTGATGGCACAGCATCGATGCCTTTACTACCTGAAGAACaggatgaatttcttccgagATGCTCTGAGCACAAGAGGCAGGCTCTGGTCTGCTACATGCTGCCTATATCCAAGACTGAGTCAGAAGAATCAGACCCAGTGTAAAACGTTTCAGGAGAGGCTACAAGACAAAGAGCAGGCCTACATCCCTGGACTTGGAGGGGGATGTTGTGATTGTAACGAG ATAAAAACTGAGAGGAATCATTTTAAAACGGGTGGCCGTATCGTTTTCT GCGAGCGGCTACGACTCATTCCGGCCGTCGATTTATTGGAAGTGTTCCCGGGAGGAAGAGTGGTGGCGCTGGACGTGGGCTGTAATTGTGGG GATTTCAGCGTTGCCGTGTACAAACATCTTTATGATCTAAAGGAAAACCGGATGTGGATTTCCCCAGATAGACTGGACCTGAAGCTACTTGGTTGTGACATCGATCCTGACCTGATTCGAAGAGCCACTGAATCCAATTCCTTTCCTGAATCCATTTCGTATGTTACACTGGATGTTATGGATTCTGCTTCCCGCGAGGCCGTATTAAAGCCTTACTTGGAGAAATTAGACCGTACTTGCTTTGATATTTGTTTTTGTATGTCCGTGACAATGTGGATCCATCTCAATCACGGTGACCAGGGGCTACTGGATTTCCTTTTGTATGTTTCAGGACTTTGCAAAGCTTTACTGATTGAACCACAACCCTGGAAGTGCTACCGAGCTGCAGCCCGCAGGCTGCGCAAGCTGGGCAAAAGCAGATTTAACCACTTCAGTACACTCTCTATTAAAGGGGATATGGCCCACAAGATTCAGCAGTTCCTGACAACTGACTGCAATATGGAACTAGTCAGGTGTTTTGGGAGCACCAATTGGGACAGGAGTttactgctttttaaaaaacGTTCCTTGAGCCAAGAATGA